A genomic stretch from Arachis stenosperma cultivar V10309 chromosome 3, arast.V10309.gnm1.PFL2, whole genome shotgun sequence includes:
- the LOC130965371 gene encoding CASP-like protein 5C1 — MDELPGSVGTSASFSLRLGQAIFSSSSLLFMSLGVEFYSYTAFCYLVTIMGLVIPWSFTLALVDGYSVLVKCPIRQPGILMIIVVGDWILSTLTLAAACSTASVVDLLLHSHGNFCPPKLCSRYRISAIMAFFSWFLSLASSLFNLWLLPSL; from the exons ATGGATGAATTACCTGGCTCTGTGGGCACCAGTGCCAGCTTCAGCCTCAGATTGGGCCAGGCTATTTTCTCATCTTCTTCACTCCTCTTTATGTCTTTGGGAGTTGAATTCTACAGCTACACAGCTTTCTG CTATTTGGTAACAATTATGGGATTGGTGATACCTTGGAGCTTCACATTAGCATTGGTTGATGGATATTCAGTTCTTGTCAAATGCCCTATTCGTCAACCAGGAATTCTCATGATTATTGTTGTTGGAGATTGG ATATTATCAACACTGACATTAGCAGCAGCTTGCTCAACAGCTAGTGTTGTGGATCTCTTGCTCCATTCCCATGGCAATTTTTGTCCTCCAAAGCTTTGCAGCAGGTACAGGATATCTGCAATCATGGCCTTCTTCTCATGGTTTCTGTCTTTGGCATCCTCTCTTTTCAATCTTTGGCTATTACCCTCTTTGTAA
- the LOC130970582 gene encoding uncharacterized protein LOC130970582, whose protein sequence is MKYNEIYHFHHPHHKLKFEKSEIPFKCDGCKEIGIGSRYKCSTNTLCDYDLHMQCALPSPTFFHPFYRKCNFQFMSHPPGETGRYCNACEKDVNGFVYHCRSCGYDLHPCCAKLPMVVEEDEVKLYLYRKVRSWCHHCGRKGGSWSYRSKCKSYSVHVACVREMLVENWHHVYRNSISNSMQSSVHRSKGRMKNRCCDIAAFALQIVISAILGDPTPLIAAIVASLISTS, encoded by the exons ATGAAATACAATGAAATATACCATTTCCACCACCCTCATCACAAGCTGAAGTTCGAGAAGTCTGAAATCCCATTCAAATGTGATGGATGCAAGGAAATAGGCATAGGGTCACGCTACAAATGCTCCACTAACACCCTTTGTGACTATGATCTTCACATGCAATGTGCATTACCTTCCCCTACTTTCTTCCACCCTTTCTACAGAAAATGCAACTTCCAATTCATGTCTCACCCTCCAG GTGAGACGGGACGATACTGCAATGCATGTGAGAAGGACGTGAATGGGTTCGTGTACCATTGCAGGTCATGCGGCTATGATCTGCACCCATGCTGCGCGAAGCTTCCGATGGTTGTGGAGGAGGATGAAGTGAAGCTTTACCTGTACAGAAAAGTGAGGTCATGGTGCCACCATTGCGGTAGAAAGGGAGGTAGTTGGAGTTACAGGTCGAAGTGCAAGAGCTACAGCGTTCATGTGGCGTGTGTGAGGGAGATGCTTGTGGAGAACTGGCACCATGTTTATAGAAACAGCATCAGCAACAGCATGCAGAGTAGTGTGCATCGGAGTAAGGGGAGGATGAAGAACAGGTGCTGTGATATTGCAGCATTTGCTCTGCAGATTGTTATCTCAGCCATCTTGGGTGATCCAACGCCTCTCATTGCTGCCATTGTTGCCTCGCTCATTTCAACTTCTTAG
- the LOC130968048 gene encoding uncharacterized protein LOC130968048, whose protein sequence is MGTCASIQGSSKKGGNFTSWESCVNIVHLDGSLQQLKKPLKAWHVLSQNPNCFICSSESINVGSTMKAVDPSEELQLDHIYFIVPRIRSRVPLSMQDLGQLAFKANAALAHSSSNNNNFKPCNNKVPLSRRKKPQRTHPILIT, encoded by the coding sequence ATGGGAACCTGTGCTTCCATTCAAGGATCATCAAAGAAAGGTGGAAACTTTACATCATGGGAATCTTGTGTGAACATAGTTCACTTGGACGGTAGTTTGCAACAACTGAAGAAGCCTTTGAAAGCATGGCATGTTTTGTCTCAGAATCCAAACTGCTTCATATGCAGCTCAGAATCAATCAATGTTGGTTCAACAATGAAAGCTGTGGATCCAAGTGAAGAGCTTCAGTTGGATCATATTTACTTCATTGTTCCTAGAATCAGATCCCGGGTTCCGCTTTCTATGCAGGATTTGGGTCAATTAGCATTCAAGGCCAATGCAGCTCTTGCTCATTCTTcttccaataataataatttcaagCCTTGTAATAACAAAGTTCCTCTTTCTAGAAGGAAGAAGCCTCAACGAACACACCCAattcttattacatga
- the LOC130970694 gene encoding uncharacterized protein LOC130970694: MLPTLHLKKTQRQNHTKYSHISLMGACASSQFTNKSGKQRWQSSVNIIDMDGKLEKYKEPIKAEHALFKNSDCFLCSSEKMYVGSVLPHVDPNEDLQLDQIYFLVPLSKSHIPLSLKELCVFAIKANAALVLHSEYSATNSMLKSSSVSHRNDCFTHSTLQSVSHKFGSSYV; encoded by the coding sequence ATGCTTCCAACATTGCACTTGAAAAAAACTCAAAGACAAAACCACACTAAATATTCACACATATCACTTATGGGAGCTTGTGCATCATCGCAATTCacaaacaaaagtgggaaacaACGTTGGCAATCCTCAGTAAACATAATTGACATGGATGGTAAGTTAGAGAAATACAAGGAGCCCATAAAAGCAGAGCATGCTCTGTTCAAGAATTCGGACTGCTTCCTCTGCAGCTCGGAAAAGATGTATGTAGGCTCGGTGTTGCCGCACGTGGATCCGAATGAGGATCTTCAGTTGGATCAGATTTACTTCCTTGTTCCACTCTCCAAATCTCACATACCACTCTCTCTTAAAGAATTGTGTGTGTTTGCCATCAAGGCTAATGCAGCACTTGTTCTTCACTCAGAGTATTCTGCCACTAATTCAATGTTGAAGTCTTCCTCCGTTTCACATAGGAATGATTGTTTTACACATTCAACTCTTCAAAGTGTGTCTCACAAATTTGGATCCTCCTATGTttaa